A genome region from Triticum aestivum cultivar Chinese Spring chromosome 2B, IWGSC CS RefSeq v2.1, whole genome shotgun sequence includes the following:
- the LOC123047265 gene encoding G-type lectin S-receptor-like serine/threonine-protein kinase B120 (The sequence of the model RefSeq protein was modified relative to this genomic sequence to represent the inferred CDS: added 56 bases not found in genome assembly) gives MAPLQVFVLLSLICLCKSEKPLAAGDKLVSDNGVFALGFFYPKNSTADSYVGIWYNNIPEPTYVWVANRDNPITNASPGKLVLTNNSDLILSDSQGRALWTTMNNFTSGTTGNAAILLDSGNLVIRMPNGTDIWQSFHHPTDTILPGMPLPLSANDDIYTRLVAWRGPDEPASSDYSMGGDPSSDLQVVIWNGTRPYWRRSAWNGELVTASYQGSAGFIMTLRIVYRGDKLYMTFTVSDDSPSMRMVLHYTGMFRFLAWNSNSSTWEVFTEQPSPSCDCYAYCGPFGYCDATETVPKCNCLSGFEPDGVNFSRGCRRKEDLKCDGGDNFLTLRGMKIPDKFVYVRNRGIDQCRAECSRSCNCTAYAYANLQNGSTSDDVSRCLIWLGELVDTGKFRDGENLYLRLASSTVDKESSVLKIVLPIIIASILILTCVSLVWICKSRGKRRIKKIKNKYARQQSKNSKSIELENETIELPYICFEDVVTATDNFSDYNMLGKGGFGKVYKGRSQGGYEVAVKRLSKSSGQGADEFRNEVVLIAKLQHRNLVRLLGYCTHEDEKLLIYEYLPNKSLDAFLFDATRNFVLDWPIRFKVIKGIARGLLYLHQDSRLTIIHRDLKASNVLLDAEMNPKISDFGMARIFGGNEQQVNTVRVVGTYGYMSPEYAMEGSFSVKSDTYSFGVLLLEIVSGLKISSSHLVMDFPSLIAYAWSLWKDGNARELVDSSITEICPLHEVLRCIQLGLLCVQDDPSARPLMSSTVFMLENETAPLPTPKEPVYFRHRKYEVEDQRHDYDLEMSLNGMTMTMEEGR, from the exons AAAGCCACTCGccgccggcgacaagctcgtctCAGACAATGGTGTCTTTGCTCTTGGCTTCTTCTACCCAAAGAACTCAACTGCAGACTCATATGTCGGCATATGGTACAACAACATCCCTGAGCCTACATATGTGTGGGTTGCTAACCGCGACAACCCAATCACCAACGCTTCTCCTGGGAAGCTGGTTCTGACCAACAACTCCGACCTCATCTTGTCTGACTCCCAAGGCCGCGCTCTTTGGACAACCATGAACAACTTCACATCCGGAACCACCGGAAACGCTGCTATACTGCTCGACTCTGGAAACTTGGTCATCCGGATGCCAAACGGCACAGACATATGGCAGAGCTTCCATCACCCAACCGACACCATCCTCCCCGGCATGCCTTTACCACTGAGTGCAAATGATGACATCTACACTCGCCTTGTTGCTTGGAGGGGTCCTGATGAACCAGCCAGCAGCGACTACTCCATGGGCGGTGACCCTAGTTCGGACCTCCAGGTTGTCATCTGGAATGGGACGAGACCGTATTGGCGCAGGTCTGCGTGGAATGGTGAACTGGTCACTGCCTCGTATCAAGGTAGCGCTGGCTTCATCATGACCCTAAGAATTGTCTACAGAGGGGATAAGTTATACATGACATTCACCGTCTCCGACGATTCGCCAAGCATGCGAATGGTGCTGCACTACACGGGCATGTTCAGGTTTCTGGCGTGGAACAGCAACTCGTCAACATGGGAGGTTTTCACAGAGCAGCCAAGTCCTAGCTGTGACTGCTACGCCTATTGCGGACCATTTGGCTACTGTGATGCCACTGAAACAGTTCCGAAATGCAACTGCCTCAGTGGGTTTGAGCCTGATGGTGTTAACTTCTCCAGAGGGTGTCGGAGAAAGGAGGATCTGAAATGTGATGGTGGCGATAATTTCTTGACCTTGAGAGGTATGAAGATCCCCGATAAGTTTGTATATGTCAGGAACAGAGGCATCGACCAATGCAGAGCAGAGTGCAGCCGTAGTTGCAATTGCACTGCGTATGCTTATGCTAACCTGCAAAATGGCAGCACGTCTGATGACGTGTCAAGGTGCTTGATTTGGTTGGGGGAGCTTGTCGATACGGGAAAGTTTCGTGATGGCGAGAACCTGTACCTCCGTCTAGCCAGCTCAACAG TTGACAAGGAGAGTAGTGTATTGAAGATTGTACTCCCAATAATAATTGCTAGTATTCTAATACTCACATGCGTCAGCCTTGTGTGGATATGCAAGTCAAGAG GCAAACGACGAATCAAGAAAATTAAGAATAAATATGCACGACAACAGTCGAAAAATTCCAAATCTATCGAACTTGAGAACGAAACCATAGAACTTCCATATATTTGCTTTGAAGATGTTGTTACTGCAACGGACAATTTCTCAGACTACAACATGCTCGGGAAAGGTGGCTTCGGGAAAGTTTACAAG GGACGGTCACAAGGTGGCTATGAAGTTGCTGTCAAAAGGCTAAGTAAGAGTTCTGGTCAAGGGGCTGACGAGTTCAGAAATGAAGTGGTTCTGATTGCCAAATTGCAGCATAGAAACTTAGTTAGGCTTCTTGGTTACTGCACTCACGAAGATGAGAAGTTATTGATATATGAATACTTACCTAACAAAAGCTTAGACGCCTTCCTTTTTG ATGCCACAAGAAATTTTGTGCTTGATTGGCCGATCCGGTTTAAGGTAATTAAAGGGATAGCGAGAGGGCTTCTTTATCTCCATCAAGATTCAAGGCTAACAATAATCCATAGAGATCTCAAAGCAAGCAATGTCTTGTTAGATGCGGAAATGAACCCTAAAATATCAGATTTTGGTATGGCAAGGATCTTTGGAGGAAATGAACAACAAGTGAACACTGTCCGTGTTGTTGGGACATA CGGTTACATGTCTCCTGAATATGCAATGGAAGGTTCCTTTTCTGTCAAGTCTGACACCTATAGCTTTGGTGTTCTACTCTTGGAGATTGTAAGCGGGTTAAAGATCAGTTCATCCCATCTCGTCATGGACTTTCCAAGCCTTATAGCTTAT GCATGGAGCTTATGGAAAGATGGAAATGCAAGAGAATTGGTGGACTCGTCCATTACGGAGATCTGTCCACTTCATGAAGTTCTGCGGTGTATTCAGTTAGGTCTCTTGTGTGTTCAAGACGATCCAAGTGCTCGTCCACTCATGTCATCCACCGTGTTCATGTTAGAAAATGAAACAGCCCCGCTTCCTACTCCAAAGGAGCCTGTATATTTTAGGCATCGGAAGTATGAAGTTGAAGACCAAAGGCATGACTATGACCTGGAAATGTCTCTTAATGGCATGACTATGACAATGGAAGAGGGGCGTTAA